In the genome of Nitrospira japonica, one region contains:
- a CDS encoding glycosyltransferase family 4 protein produces the protein MKIAFVNDGIHEYASGDPSAVGGAERQQWLLARALAAAGWSVKVGTRHRLERGRRETIDGVDYVGIGIGPYLPALFRFLRSERPNWFYLRCAQPLLGPMVQLARVSNVRTIFSAGFDTDIQPREALTRRRRLWPLYAWGLAQVEKLFLQHGRQLSGLPTKWRSKAYIVRSIAGARAPVKPHAMREKYVAWIGMLRRHKRPDLLIEIARKAPALRFVLCGGQSTFGTTAGYSEQIMNRLRDLTNVNYCGQVSPEHAEGIIRNAAVLLSTSSSEGFPNTFLQAWSSGTPVVSLEIDPDDIIKRYGLGAMSNGVVGAVRDITRLIASADQRDDIAVHTQRYVTQYHSDAAVVEAFEAAVSGASLQA, from the coding sequence ATGAAGATCGCCTTCGTTAATGACGGCATCCATGAGTACGCATCGGGAGATCCGTCCGCAGTCGGTGGTGCCGAACGCCAACAGTGGTTGCTCGCGCGCGCATTGGCCGCAGCCGGTTGGTCGGTGAAAGTCGGAACGCGTCATCGTTTGGAACGAGGAAGACGGGAAACGATTGATGGTGTGGACTATGTTGGGATCGGCATTGGACCCTACCTCCCAGCCCTTTTCCGATTCTTGAGGTCGGAACGACCCAATTGGTTCTATCTGCGATGCGCCCAGCCTCTGTTGGGCCCTATGGTTCAACTGGCAAGAGTAAGCAACGTGCGGACAATATTTTCCGCGGGGTTTGACACGGACATCCAACCCCGTGAAGCCCTCACGCGCCGACGCCGCTTATGGCCTTTGTACGCCTGGGGTCTGGCCCAAGTCGAGAAACTCTTTTTGCAACATGGCCGGCAACTCTCCGGGCTGCCGACAAAATGGCGCAGCAAGGCATACATCGTACGAAGTATTGCGGGAGCGCGAGCACCGGTAAAGCCCCATGCGATGCGAGAGAAGTATGTGGCTTGGATAGGCATGTTGCGCCGACACAAGCGGCCAGACCTGCTGATTGAAATCGCCAGGAAGGCTCCGGCACTGCGATTCGTCCTTTGCGGCGGGCAAAGCACGTTTGGCACGACAGCCGGCTATAGCGAGCAAATCATGAACCGCCTGCGGGATCTCACGAACGTCAACTATTGCGGGCAGGTATCGCCTGAACATGCCGAAGGAATCATTCGGAACGCCGCCGTGCTTCTTTCAACGTCGAGCAGTGAGGGATTTCCCAACACATTCCTGCAAGCGTGGTCCAGCGGAACTCCTGTCGTGAGTCTGGAGATTGATCCGGACGACATTATCAAACGATACGGTCTCGGTGCGATGTCGAACGGTGTCGTGGGAGCTGTAAGGGACATCACACGACTGATCGCTTCGGCAGACCAACGGGATGACATCGCCGTTCATACGCAACGATACGTGACCCAGTATCACAGTGATGCGGCAGTCGTGGAGGCCTTTGAAGCAGCCGTCTCGGGGGCTTCCTTGCAAGCGTAG
- the asnB gene encoding asparagine synthase (glutamine-hydrolyzing) gives MCGFIALFQDKPIYDVDVARAASIRMAHRGPDACGEWREKDIWLFHRRLSIIDLKTGYQPMESHDRRYVVAFNGEIYNFLELRRLLEREGAVFRTESDTEILLEGYRHWGVDVVYHLNGMFAFVIWDRMEKVVFGARDRVGIKPLSWTCRDGALIVTSTLESLGALNGFTQIDPVAVRDLMTFDYIPSPRTIFHDVYKLEPGRRFQWRVGMGKPSIDCYWKPPSAHLSARSPDEFELEALLEQAVKRQMVSDVPIGAFLSGGIDSSLIVALMARQSQKPVRSFSIAFRDAAADESSIAGLVARQFGTDHTVLPAEDLGSEMLLTVLGQLDEPFADPALVPTYALSKMTAGYVKVALSGDGGDEVFGGYPKYLWREGRHSRFPGHRAFERMLCALSWRPRGMAHLYWRMLPPRDLFRWSWVRYGDFPVFRKDLRQILSFDCYQAAEVSDYFEPWERVAKRYGPHIDTDVLMRADLETYLSENCLVKTDRASMLASLEVRVPYLDETVIDRIVPLHADQKIVGGQLKSLLIPIARRILPRQVWDRPKHGFDVPLDRFLAQQWRVALETALDWGEAHLSCLDYRYLRRLHRLNLSQGGIGRELWNPFVFLAWSMARSVHL, from the coding sequence GTGTGCGGATTTATTGCGCTGTTTCAGGACAAGCCCATATATGACGTCGATGTCGCACGGGCGGCTTCAATTCGGATGGCTCACCGGGGGCCGGATGCGTGCGGCGAATGGCGTGAGAAAGATATATGGTTGTTTCACCGTCGGCTGTCCATCATTGACCTCAAGACTGGTTACCAACCGATGGAGAGCCATGACCGACGCTACGTCGTTGCCTTCAATGGCGAGATCTACAATTTCTTAGAATTGCGGCGTTTGCTCGAGCGTGAAGGGGCCGTATTCCGAACAGAGTCCGACACCGAAATCCTTTTGGAGGGGTATCGCCATTGGGGGGTAGACGTCGTCTACCACTTGAACGGCATGTTTGCGTTCGTGATTTGGGACCGTATGGAGAAGGTGGTGTTCGGAGCGCGTGACCGTGTGGGGATCAAGCCTCTCTCATGGACCTGCCGAGATGGTGCTCTCATCGTCACATCCACGCTCGAGTCTCTCGGTGCACTGAATGGCTTCACACAGATCGACCCCGTCGCGGTTCGAGATCTGATGACATTCGATTACATTCCATCCCCTCGCACGATCTTTCACGACGTATACAAGCTTGAACCTGGACGGCGATTTCAATGGCGCGTCGGTATGGGAAAGCCTTCAATCGATTGCTATTGGAAGCCTCCCTCTGCGCATCTATCAGCACGTTCTCCCGATGAATTCGAGCTAGAAGCGCTACTCGAGCAGGCCGTGAAGCGCCAAATGGTCAGCGATGTCCCGATCGGAGCATTTCTCTCCGGAGGTATCGATTCCTCACTGATTGTGGCGCTCATGGCTCGGCAAAGCCAAAAGCCTGTCCGATCCTTCTCGATTGCCTTCAGAGATGCTGCCGCCGATGAATCATCCATTGCCGGTCTCGTTGCAAGACAGTTCGGCACGGATCATACGGTGCTTCCTGCAGAGGACCTGGGTTCCGAAATGTTGCTGACGGTGCTGGGCCAGCTTGATGAGCCATTTGCCGATCCGGCACTTGTTCCAACGTATGCCTTGTCCAAAATGACGGCGGGGTACGTGAAAGTGGCCCTCTCGGGGGACGGGGGCGATGAGGTCTTCGGTGGTTACCCAAAATACTTGTGGCGCGAAGGCCGGCACTCGCGCTTCCCGGGCCATCGAGCTTTCGAACGAATGCTATGCGCTCTATCGTGGAGGCCCCGCGGCATGGCGCATCTATATTGGAGAATGTTGCCTCCTAGAGACCTTTTCCGATGGTCCTGGGTCAGATATGGTGATTTTCCAGTATTCAGAAAGGATTTACGCCAAATTCTTTCATTTGACTGTTACCAGGCGGCCGAAGTTTCAGATTATTTTGAGCCATGGGAACGCGTTGCCAAACGCTATGGCCCTCACATCGACACGGATGTCCTGATGCGAGCAGACCTTGAAACGTATCTGAGTGAAAACTGCCTAGTGAAGACGGATCGGGCCAGCATGCTGGCCTCACTCGAGGTACGCGTTCCTTATCTGGACGAAACGGTCATAGATCGTATTGTCCCACTTCACGCGGATCAGAAGATTGTGGGCGGACAGCTCAAGTCGCTCCTGATTCCGATCGCCCGTCGTATTCTCCCAAGGCAGGTGTGGGACAGACCGAAACATGGATTTGACGTGCCACTGGATCGTTTTCTGGCGCAGCAGTGGAGAGTAGCGCTCGAAACGGCGCTGGACTGGGGCGAAGCCCACCTATCGTGTCTTGACTACAGGTATCTTCGGCGCCTTCACAGACTCAATCTGTCGCAAGGGGGAATCGGACGAGAGCTTTGGAACCCCTTCGTCTTCCTCGCGTGGTCGATGGCGCGATCGGTCCATTTATGA